A single window of Vibrio sp. HB236076 DNA harbors:
- the mltF gene encoding membrane-bound lytic murein transglycosylase MltF, whose protein sequence is MIRLPSALIRCFALCAALLLLTGCQIESQPKSDLEKIQQRGVLRVGTLNNQLSYYIGPEGPTGLDYELAQALAKELGVRIEIKPAYRLAELFPALQKGEIDLIATGLNQETADDEGFHPGPTYYYVSQQVIYKKGQRRPRDLKQLVKYQQQHVDNLATNNPELARESTLKVVANSSFVDTLKQQQQNEPELAFRAVTNADNQDLLQQVSSGDLPFTVADSIELSLAQRLYPDLATAFELTEDQPVSWYLRRSEDESLYALLIEFFGQLQQSGQLANLEEKYLGHIGSFDYVDTRAFIRALDKTLPKWEPIFKKYSEEFDWRLIAAISYQESHWRPKAKSPTGVRGMMMLTLPTARSVGVTDRLDPEQSIRGGVAYFRRIIARIPDSIEAHEKYWFALASYNIGYGHMMDARRLTERQGGNPNEWGDVKERLPQLRKKQYYTQTRYGYARGDEALNYVENIRRYYQSIVGHVEQHPSLENNDNFDDLAVIPDLLDENEDEDELDEAISAEQENEQTVGADSEQNTSDNNQNQTDVSDGNSDNNDRPTPSEPSEDTSSQT, encoded by the coding sequence ATGATTCGACTACCCTCTGCTCTTATCCGCTGCTTTGCCTTATGCGCTGCCCTACTGTTACTCACCGGTTGCCAAATTGAATCCCAGCCGAAAAGCGATCTCGAAAAAATTCAACAACGGGGGGTGTTAAGAGTCGGAACCCTGAATAATCAGTTGTCTTACTACATAGGCCCTGAAGGCCCGACAGGGTTAGATTACGAGTTGGCTCAGGCGCTGGCCAAAGAGCTTGGCGTTCGCATAGAAATCAAGCCGGCTTATCGATTGGCGGAACTTTTTCCTGCCTTGCAAAAAGGGGAAATCGATCTGATCGCGACGGGCCTCAATCAAGAAACTGCTGATGATGAAGGGTTTCACCCAGGCCCCACCTATTACTATGTCAGCCAACAAGTGATCTACAAAAAAGGCCAGAGGCGGCCACGGGATCTCAAACAACTGGTCAAATACCAGCAGCAACACGTCGACAACCTCGCCACCAATAATCCAGAGTTAGCCCGAGAAAGCACTCTCAAGGTCGTCGCCAACTCTTCTTTTGTTGATACCTTAAAACAACAGCAACAAAACGAGCCTGAACTCGCCTTTCGCGCGGTCACTAATGCCGACAATCAAGACTTGCTTCAACAAGTCTCGTCGGGCGATCTGCCTTTTACCGTTGCCGATTCGATAGAGCTTTCTCTAGCACAGCGTCTCTACCCTGATTTAGCCACGGCGTTTGAATTGACAGAAGATCAACCCGTGTCTTGGTATTTACGACGCTCCGAAGACGAAAGCTTATACGCTTTACTGATCGAGTTTTTTGGTCAACTGCAGCAGTCGGGGCAACTGGCGAATTTAGAAGAAAAGTATCTCGGTCACATTGGTTCGTTTGATTATGTGGATACTCGCGCCTTTATTCGCGCCTTAGATAAAACCCTGCCGAAATGGGAGCCGATTTTTAAAAAGTATTCAGAGGAGTTTGACTGGCGCCTTATCGCGGCGATTTCCTATCAAGAGTCTCATTGGCGGCCCAAAGCCAAATCGCCAACTGGGGTCAGAGGAATGATGATGCTGACTTTGCCCACTGCTCGTAGTGTCGGCGTGACAGACCGCCTGGATCCCGAGCAATCCATACGCGGTGGTGTGGCTTATTTTCGCCGTATTATCGCCCGTATTCCAGACTCGATTGAAGCGCATGAAAAATATTGGTTTGCCCTGGCCTCCTACAACATTGGCTACGGTCACATGATGGATGCAAGGCGTCTCACTGAGCGCCAAGGCGGCAACCCCAATGAGTGGGGCGATGTAAAAGAAAGACTGCCGCAGTTGCGTAAAAAGCAATACTATACCCAGACTCGCTATGGTTATGCCCGTGGGGATGAAGCCCTTAATTACGTTGAAAACATTCGCCGTTATTATCAAAGTATTGTTGGCCACGTTGAGCAACACCCAAGCTTGGAAAACAATGATAACTTCGACGATCTCGCGGTGATCCCTGACCTACTTGATGAAAACGAAGATGAAGATGAATTAGACGAAGCGATCAGTGCAGAGCAAGAGAACGAGCAAACCGTTGGCGCAGACAGCGAACAAAACACGTCAGACAACAACCAAAACCAGACTGATGTTTCTGATGGCAACAGCGACAATAATGACCGCCCAACACCGTCCGAACCGTCCGAAGATACATCGAGTCAAACTTAA
- the tadA gene encoding tRNA adenosine(34) deaminase TadA, producing MEPFSSQQPGNEARFTELDQHYMQMAIELARQAEQQGEVPIGAVLVKDQQVIATGYNQSISLCDPCAHAEVNTLRQAGKTLNNYRLLDTTLYVTLEPCPMCAGALLHARVTRIVYGAPDLKAGAAGTVIDVFNSPAAFHYAQVEGGLLEDECKSLLQNFFKRRRKEIKQQKQKAKLTGPQIPKS from the coding sequence ATGGAACCATTTTCTTCTCAGCAGCCCGGCAACGAAGCGCGATTCACAGAGCTGGATCAACATTATATGCAAATGGCGATAGAACTTGCTCGCCAAGCAGAACAACAAGGTGAAGTGCCTATTGGCGCTGTATTGGTGAAAGATCAGCAAGTGATCGCCACCGGTTACAATCAGTCGATCAGCTTGTGTGATCCTTGTGCTCATGCCGAAGTGAACACCTTGCGTCAAGCCGGTAAAACGCTGAATAATTACCGATTGTTAGACACCACGTTGTACGTTACGTTAGAGCCATGCCCTATGTGTGCCGGTGCTTTGTTACATGCCCGAGTCACGCGTATTGTTTACGGAGCGCCAGATTTAAAAGCCGGTGCGGCCGGCACCGTTATCGATGTGTTTAACAGCCCTGCGGCTTTTCACTATGCCCAAGTCGAAGGCGGGCTGCTTGAAGATGAGTGCAAGTCACTGCTGCAAAACTTTTTTAAACGGCGTCGCAAAGAGATCAAACAACAAAAGCAAAAAGCGAAACTGACCGGCCCTCAAATACCAAAAAGCTAG
- a CDS encoding PilW family protein, whose product MVNVTLRDQKGAKSLLTAIKRQRGLSFIELLMTLLIASLVILLASGFFVTFRQTMSTQWQALTLRQLIDKQVAVMADDLAHAGAQVQWSSTIASHWPIDIAEQGKQMTLFFQVSDEVNVWQQYIRYQQQGKQLKLCEWRQAISAPYSTQPQAPCYQIWDTSFIQVSELNIAAFTHQRGDTTVLELEISLTAALTAQPNAFYTRQRKVLVNNIILGQGG is encoded by the coding sequence ATGGTCAACGTGACGCTGCGTGACCAGAAAGGGGCAAAGTCCTTGTTAACGGCAATAAAAAGGCAGCGGGGCCTCAGTTTCATTGAGCTATTGATGACTCTACTGATTGCCTCTTTAGTCATACTTTTGGCCAGTGGCTTTTTTGTCACCTTTCGCCAAACGATGAGCACGCAATGGCAAGCACTGACCTTGCGACAACTGATCGATAAACAAGTCGCGGTAATGGCGGATGATTTGGCCCATGCCGGCGCACAAGTTCAATGGTCATCGACAATAGCGTCCCATTGGCCAATTGACATTGCCGAGCAAGGCAAACAAATGACGTTATTTTTTCAAGTATCAGACGAGGTGAATGTCTGGCAGCAATACATTCGCTATCAACAACAAGGGAAACAATTGAAATTGTGTGAGTGGCGTCAGGCGATCAGTGCCCCCTACAGTACGCAGCCGCAGGCCCCCTGTTATCAAATTTGGGATACGAGCTTTATTCAAGTCAGTGAACTTAACATTGCTGCTTTTACTCATCAACGAGGTGACACCACAGTGTTAGAGCTTGAGATCTCCTTAACCGCTGCTTTAACTGCGCAGCCAAATGCGTTTTATACTCGTCAGCGCAAGGTACTGGTTAACAATATTATCTTGGGTCAGGGAGGGTAA
- a CDS encoding prepilin-type N-terminal cleavage/methylation domain-containing protein codes for MKKKQGFSLIELLVCVFLLTLLSGFSLPFGQVVTERETLTANGKALYGFLQYSQSLTQTLGKPLWLHLGHPASKWQSHWQLTLSDSPNADADEFVTVWAQLRSDDTHQLEFSHNYAQARVKFLARRGQPISGHLLLRSSEGESAIKTILSMHSGRIRQCATQLAYTHGLDWCG; via the coding sequence ATGAAAAAGAAACAAGGCTTTAGTTTGATTGAGCTTTTAGTCTGCGTATTTTTATTAACACTGCTCAGCGGCTTTTCTTTGCCCTTTGGCCAAGTTGTGACCGAACGCGAGACACTAACGGCGAACGGCAAGGCGCTCTACGGTTTTTTACAGTACAGCCAATCTTTAACTCAGACATTGGGCAAGCCTTTATGGCTTCACCTGGGGCATCCCGCATCGAAGTGGCAATCTCATTGGCAACTGACTTTATCCGACTCACCAAACGCAGACGCCGATGAGTTTGTGACCGTTTGGGCTCAACTTCGCTCTGATGATACCCATCAACTGGAGTTTTCTCACAATTATGCCCAAGCGAGAGTCAAGTTTCTTGCCCGTCGTGGTCAACCCATTTCCGGTCACCTCCTACTGAGATCCTCTGAAGGTGAATCGGCCATCAAAACCATTTTATCCATGCATTCCGGTCGGATCCGCCAATGCGCTACACAGTTAGCATACACTCATGGATTAGACTGGTGTGGTTAA
- the dnaJ gene encoding molecular chaperone DnaJ, translating to MSKRDFYEVLGVSRDASERDIKKAYKRLAMKFHPDRNPGDKEAAGKFKEVKEAYEILTDAQKKAAYDQYGHAAFEQGQGGYGGGGFGGGGADFGDIFGDVFGDIFGGGRRGGGQARAQRGADLRYNMELTLEEAVRGVSKEIRVPTMVHCDTCDGSGAKKGSTPETCGTCHGHGQVQMRQGFFAVQQTCPTCNGKGKIIKDPCNSCHGQGRKQETKTLNVKIPAGVDTGDRIRLNNEGEAGEMGAPAGDLYVQVHVKEHHIFDRDGNNLHCEVPISFAMAALGGEVEVPTLDGRVSLKVPEETQTGRMFRMRGKGVQNVRGAGVGDLIVKLVVETPVKLSTKQKDLLREFDESCGGDSGHKHKPKSEGFFQGVKKFFDDLTS from the coding sequence ATGTCAAAACGTGATTTTTACGAAGTATTAGGCGTAAGCCGAGACGCCTCTGAGCGCGACATTAAAAAGGCGTATAAGCGTCTGGCAATGAAGTTCCACCCGGATAGAAACCCTGGTGACAAAGAAGCGGCGGGTAAGTTTAAAGAAGTAAAAGAAGCGTACGAAATTCTAACCGATGCTCAGAAAAAAGCGGCGTACGATCAATATGGTCATGCTGCGTTTGAGCAAGGCCAAGGCGGCTATGGCGGCGGCGGCTTCGGTGGCGGCGGCGCAGACTTTGGCGATATCTTCGGTGACGTCTTTGGTGATATCTTCGGCGGTGGTCGACGTGGTGGCGGCCAAGCGCGAGCACAGCGCGGTGCCGATCTTCGCTACAACATGGAGTTGACCTTAGAAGAAGCCGTACGCGGTGTGTCGAAAGAGATCCGAGTTCCGACTATGGTTCACTGTGACACTTGTGATGGCAGTGGGGCGAAAAAAGGCTCGACACCAGAGACCTGTGGTACCTGTCATGGGCACGGCCAAGTGCAAATGCGCCAAGGTTTCTTTGCGGTTCAACAAACCTGCCCAACCTGTAATGGTAAAGGGAAGATCATTAAAGACCCATGTAACTCTTGTCATGGTCAAGGTCGCAAGCAAGAAACAAAAACGCTGAATGTCAAAATCCCAGCCGGTGTCGACACGGGTGATCGCATTCGTTTGAACAACGAAGGCGAAGCCGGGGAAATGGGGGCGCCAGCCGGTGATCTTTATGTCCAAGTTCACGTTAAAGAGCACCACATTTTTGATCGTGATGGCAATAACCTACACTGTGAGGTGCCAATTAGCTTTGCAATGGCTGCTCTGGGTGGTGAAGTCGAAGTCCCTACGTTAGATGGCCGCGTCAGCTTAAAAGTACCGGAAGAAACTCAAACCGGTCGTATGTTCCGCATGCGTGGCAAAGGGGTACAAAATGTTCGCGGCGCTGGTGTCGGTGATTTGATTGTTAAACTTGTGGTTGAAACACCGGTTAAACTCAGCACCAAACAAAAAGACTTATTGCGTGAATTTGATGAGTCATGTGGCGGTGATTCGGGCCACAAACACAAGCCTAAATCAGAAGGCTTTTTCCAAGGCGTGAAAAAGTTCTTTGACGATTTAACCAGTTAA
- the dnaK gene encoding molecular chaperone DnaK, which translates to MGKIIGIDLGTTNSCLAVLDGDKPRVIENAEGERTTPSVIAYTKDGETLVGQPAKRQAVTNPENTLFAIKRLIGRRFEDEEVQRDIQIMPYKIVKADNGDAWVEAKGQKMAAPQVSAEVLKKMKKTAEDYLGEEVTGAVITVPAYFNDAQRQATKDAGRIAGLEVKRIINEPTAAALAYGLDKKGGDRTIAVYDLGGGTFDISIIEIDEVEGEQTFEVLATNGDTHLGGEDFDNRMINYLVDEFKSEQGIDLRNDPLAMQRVKEAAEKAKIELSSAQQTDVNLPYVTADATGPKHMNVKVTRAKLESLVEDLVQRSLEPLKVALADADLSVSEITDVILVGGQTRMPMVQAKVAEFFGKEARRDVNPDEAVAIGAAVQGGVLAGDVKDVLLLDVTPLSFGIETMGGVMTKLIEKNTTIPTKADQVFSTAEDNQSAVTIHVLQGERKQATYNKSLGQFNLEGIQPAPRGVPQIEVTFDLDADGILNVSAKDKQTGKEQKITIQASGGLSDEEIEKMVQEAEANKEADKKFEELASARNQADQMVHATRKQVTEAGDALPAEDKEKIEAAIAEVETARKGEDKEAIEAKVQALMEASQKLMEIAQQKAQAEAGASAQGEQNTADDDVVDAEFEEVKDDKK; encoded by the coding sequence ATGGGTAAAATCATTGGTATTGACTTAGGTACGACTAACTCTTGTCTAGCAGTTCTAGACGGTGACAAACCACGTGTAATTGAAAATGCTGAAGGTGAGCGTACTACGCCTTCTGTCATCGCTTACACCAAAGACGGTGAAACACTTGTCGGTCAACCTGCTAAACGTCAAGCAGTTACGAACCCTGAAAACACGCTATTTGCAATTAAGCGTTTGATCGGTCGTCGTTTTGAAGACGAAGAAGTTCAACGTGATATTCAAATCATGCCTTACAAAATTGTCAAAGCTGACAATGGCGATGCTTGGGTTGAAGCGAAAGGCCAAAAAATGGCTGCGCCACAAGTCTCTGCAGAAGTTCTTAAGAAAATGAAGAAAACTGCAGAAGACTACCTAGGTGAAGAAGTAACGGGTGCGGTCATTACAGTTCCTGCTTACTTTAACGACGCTCAACGTCAAGCGACAAAAGACGCTGGCCGTATCGCCGGTCTTGAAGTAAAACGTATTATCAACGAGCCAACCGCAGCGGCACTGGCTTACGGCCTAGATAAGAAAGGCGGCGATCGCACTATCGCAGTATACGACCTTGGTGGTGGTACTTTCGATATCTCAATCATCGAAATCGATGAAGTGGAAGGCGAGCAAACGTTCGAAGTTCTTGCAACCAACGGTGATACACACCTAGGTGGTGAAGACTTTGACAACCGTATGATCAACTACTTGGTTGACGAGTTTAAGTCTGAGCAAGGCATCGACCTTCGCAACGACCCACTTGCGATGCAACGCGTTAAAGAAGCGGCAGAAAAAGCGAAGATCGAATTGTCTTCAGCACAGCAAACTGACGTTAACTTGCCATACGTAACGGCAGACGCAACAGGTCCTAAACACATGAACGTGAAAGTGACTCGTGCCAAACTTGAGTCATTGGTTGAAGATCTTGTTCAACGTTCACTTGAGCCGCTTAAAGTGGCACTGGCTGACGCTGACCTGTCTGTGAGTGAAATCACTGACGTTATCTTGGTCGGTGGTCAAACACGTATGCCAATGGTACAAGCGAAAGTGGCTGAGTTCTTCGGTAAAGAAGCTCGCCGTGACGTTAACCCTGATGAAGCGGTTGCGATTGGCGCTGCAGTTCAAGGTGGTGTCCTTGCCGGTGACGTGAAAGACGTTCTTCTTCTTGACGTAACTCCGCTTTCTTTTGGTATCGAAACCATGGGCGGCGTAATGACGAAGTTGATTGAGAAAAACACTACAATCCCAACTAAAGCGGATCAAGTGTTCTCAACCGCAGAAGATAACCAAAGCGCAGTAACGATTCACGTATTGCAAGGTGAGCGTAAGCAAGCGACTTACAACAAGTCTCTAGGTCAATTCAACCTAGAAGGCATTCAGCCTGCACCACGTGGTGTGCCACAAATCGAAGTAACTTTCGACTTGGACGCTGACGGTATCTTGAACGTGTCTGCGAAAGACAAGCAAACAGGTAAAGAGCAGAAGATCACTATCCAAGCTTCTGGCGGTTTGTCTGACGAAGAAATCGAGAAAATGGTTCAAGAAGCAGAAGCAAACAAAGAAGCGGACAAAAAGTTCGAAGAGCTCGCTTCTGCGCGTAACCAAGCAGACCAAATGGTTCACGCAACTCGCAAGCAAGTGACTGAAGCGGGTGATGCACTGCCTGCTGAAGACAAAGAGAAGATTGAAGCGGCGATTGCGGAAGTTGAAACTGCTCGTAAAGGCGAAGACAAAGAAGCTATCGAAGCGAAAGTTCAAGCTCTGATGGAAGCGTCTCAAAAACTAATGGAAATCGCACAGCAAAAAGCACAAGCGGAAGCGGGTGCAAGCGCTCAAGGCGAGCAAAACACAGCTGATGACGACGTTGTTGACGCTGAGTTCGAAGAAGTAAAAGACGATAAAAAATAA
- the grpE gene encoding nucleotide exchange factor GrpE, with protein sequence MSNEDKKIQDEELQPEVEVVEETEAEIVGSDADVEWNEANVEQDSQIAQLEAALAASEAKVKEQQDSVLRAKAEMENVRRRSEQEIDKARKFALNKFAEELLPVIDNLERAIQAADTEAEAVKPLLEGVEMTHKSFVDTIAKFGLKEINPEGETFNPEYHQAMSIQESADHEPNTVMFVMQKGYELNGRVIRPAMVMVSK encoded by the coding sequence ATGAGCAACGAAGATAAGAAAATTCAAGATGAAGAACTGCAACCTGAAGTCGAAGTGGTTGAAGAGACAGAAGCTGAGATCGTGGGTTCTGACGCCGATGTTGAGTGGAATGAAGCCAATGTTGAGCAAGACAGTCAAATTGCTCAACTCGAAGCTGCATTAGCTGCCAGCGAAGCAAAAGTGAAAGAGCAACAAGATTCTGTCTTGCGTGCCAAAGCGGAAATGGAAAACGTCCGTCGCCGCAGTGAGCAAGAAATTGACAAAGCGCGTAAATTTGCACTGAATAAATTTGCCGAAGAGCTCTTACCGGTTATCGATAACTTAGAGCGCGCAATTCAAGCGGCAGATACCGAAGCTGAAGCGGTAAAACCTTTGCTTGAAGGTGTGGAGATGACACACAAGTCATTTGTTGACACCATCGCTAAGTTTGGCCTGAAAGAAATCAACCCAGAAGGTGAAACGTTCAATCCTGAGTATCATCAAGCGATGTCAATTCAAGAAAGTGCGGATCACGAACCGAACACCGTGATGTTCGTGATGCAAAAAGGTTACGAACTCAATGGCCGCGTTATTCGCCCAGCCATGGTGATGGTGTCTAAGTAA
- the nadK gene encoding NAD(+) kinase yields MKKNFNVIAIIGKPRDQKAIQTHRDLYHWLTKAGYQVKFDDRLADLLADLQGVSFMSLLELSQHADLAIVVGGDGNMLGAARILSRSSIHVIGVNRGNLGFLTDLNPEEFEQSLSEVLAGEYVLEERFLLEAEVHRHGELKTRNAALNEAVLHPGQVAHMIEFEVYIDDTFAFSQRSDGLIISTPTGSTAYSLSGGGPILSPSLNAISLVPMFPHTLSSRPLVVDSKRRIKLVVSPNNRGTQEVVCDGQVSLSVNPGDEIHIFQSPNVLHLVHPKDYSYYHVLRSKLGWSSKLF; encoded by the coding sequence ATGAAAAAAAACTTTAACGTGATCGCCATTATCGGTAAACCCCGAGATCAAAAAGCCATTCAAACCCATCGCGATTTATATCACTGGCTGACTAAGGCCGGTTACCAGGTCAAATTCGATGATCGCCTCGCGGATCTATTGGCTGATCTTCAAGGGGTTTCATTCATGAGTTTGCTCGAACTCAGTCAACACGCCGATTTGGCCATTGTGGTTGGTGGCGATGGTAATATGCTCGGCGCTGCGAGAATTTTATCTCGTTCGAGCATTCATGTCATTGGGGTGAATCGCGGCAACCTCGGTTTTTTAACCGATTTAAACCCCGAAGAATTCGAGCAATCACTCAGTGAAGTCCTCGCCGGTGAATACGTGCTTGAGGAGCGCTTTTTATTAGAAGCGGAGGTACACAGACACGGAGAATTAAAAACTCGCAACGCCGCCCTCAACGAAGCTGTGTTACACCCAGGCCAAGTGGCACACATGATCGAGTTTGAGGTTTATATTGATGACACGTTTGCGTTTTCTCAGCGCTCAGACGGGTTGATAATCTCAACGCCCACCGGTTCAACGGCATATTCGCTGTCTGGCGGCGGGCCAATTTTATCGCCCAGTCTCAATGCCATCTCCCTGGTGCCGATGTTTCCACATACCCTATCGAGTCGTCCTTTAGTGGTCGACAGTAAGCGACGCATTAAACTGGTAGTATCGCCCAATAACCGCGGTACACAAGAGGTGGTATGTGATGGGCAAGTATCCCTTTCTGTGAACCCCGGCGATGAAATACACATTTTTCAAAGTCCCAATGTGTTACACCTCGTTCACCCTAAAGACTACAGTTACTATCACGTATTACGCAGTAAATTGGGCTGGTCGAGTAAACTTTTCTAA
- the recN gene encoding DNA repair protein RecN: protein MLAHLSVNNFAIVKSLQLELSSGMTTITGETGAGKSIAIDALGLCLGGRAEASMVRQGEEKTEVSAAFLLDNNIAAKRWLEDNELLEGKECILRRTISKEGRSRAFINGAPVPLSQLKALGQLLINIHGQHAHHQLMKSDHQMSMLDQYASHHGLLKQTRQAYQSWRQADNHLKNLKENSLQNQAQKQLLEYQIKELNELAIGEDEYEQLEQEHKRLSNSGDLAMASQQAIDLLYENDDVNAIALLQCVSQTLIQLAELDESLKELPNMVSEAMIQLEETNNELRHYLDAIDVDPQRMAFVEQRYSKVMSLSKKHQVAPESLYEHHQQLLSDIELLDSSDDRLEALQEEVEQHYQTFLQASEKLHQSRLRYAKELNTLITQSMHELSMEKAQFAIDINYDERRPSPTGLDNLCFMVSTNPGQPLQPIAKVASGGELSRISLAIQVITAQKVDTPSLIFDEVDVGISGPTAAVVGKMLRQLGQSTQVLCVTHLPQVAGYGHEQLFVAKDTRDGQTETQMRRLSPQQRIEELARLLGGSQITESTLANARELLIAA from the coding sequence ATGCTGGCTCATCTAAGCGTCAATAATTTTGCGATCGTCAAATCACTACAACTCGAGCTTTCATCTGGAATGACCACCATTACTGGGGAAACCGGTGCCGGTAAATCCATTGCGATTGATGCCCTTGGACTGTGCTTAGGTGGCCGTGCTGAAGCGAGCATGGTTCGTCAAGGCGAGGAGAAAACCGAGGTCAGTGCCGCGTTTTTGCTCGATAATAATATCGCTGCTAAACGTTGGTTGGAAGACAATGAATTACTCGAGGGGAAAGAGTGCATTTTACGCCGTACCATTTCTAAAGAAGGCCGCTCAAGAGCCTTTATCAATGGTGCGCCGGTTCCGCTTTCTCAACTCAAAGCCCTTGGACAACTCTTGATCAACATTCACGGTCAGCACGCTCATCATCAGTTGATGAAAAGCGACCATCAAATGTCGATGCTCGATCAATACGCCAGCCATCACGGTTTGTTAAAGCAAACACGCCAGGCTTATCAATCTTGGCGCCAGGCTGATAATCATCTGAAAAACCTCAAAGAAAATAGCTTACAAAACCAAGCACAAAAGCAGCTCTTAGAATACCAAATTAAAGAGCTCAACGAATTGGCGATTGGTGAAGACGAGTACGAGCAGCTTGAGCAAGAGCACAAACGCTTGTCTAACAGTGGTGATCTCGCGATGGCCAGCCAACAAGCGATTGACTTGCTGTATGAAAATGATGACGTTAACGCGATTGCTTTATTGCAATGTGTGAGTCAAACCTTGATCCAGCTTGCCGAGCTTGATGAGTCACTGAAAGAGTTACCAAACATGGTTTCCGAGGCGATGATCCAGCTGGAAGAAACCAACAATGAGCTTCGCCATTATTTGGATGCCATCGATGTCGATCCGCAGCGGATGGCCTTTGTTGAGCAGCGCTACTCTAAAGTGATGTCTTTGTCGAAAAAGCACCAAGTTGCTCCTGAATCACTGTATGAGCATCACCAGCAATTGCTCAGTGATATCGAACTGCTCGACAGCTCTGATGACCGATTAGAAGCGTTGCAAGAAGAAGTTGAACAGCACTATCAAACTTTCTTGCAAGCCTCAGAAAAACTGCATCAATCCAGACTGCGTTACGCGAAAGAGCTCAACACACTGATCACCCAAAGCATGCATGAACTCAGCATGGAAAAAGCGCAGTTTGCCATTGACATCAACTATGATGAACGCCGCCCTTCTCCAACCGGTTTGGACAACCTTTGCTTTATGGTATCGACCAACCCAGGCCAACCATTACAGCCGATTGCCAAAGTCGCTTCGGGCGGTGAGCTTTCTCGGATTTCTTTGGCTATCCAAGTCATTACGGCGCAAAAAGTCGACACACCAAGTCTGATTTTTGATGAAGTCGATGTGGGAATTAGTGGCCCTACTGCGGCGGTTGTCGGTAAAATGCTGCGTCAACTTGGTCAATCAACTCAGGTATTGTGTGTCACTCACTTACCACAAGTGGCAGGCTATGGGCACGAGCAATTATTTGTGGCCAAAGACACGCGCGATGGGCAAACCGAAACACAAATGCGTCGCCTAAGCCCGCAACAGCGCATCGAAGAGTTAGCGCGTTTACTCGGTGGCAGCCAAATAACCGAATCGACACTGGCCAATGCACGCGAGCTTTTAATTGCCGCGTAA
- the bamE gene encoding outer membrane protein assembly factor BamE produces the protein MQSKKWLITIPLSMALLSGCSVLEKLVYRIDINQGNYVEQTAVDKLRFGMTMKQVQYVLGSPMLVENGYPNTWYYIYHHTENHEESVQKNLIVNFNDEGLLKTVSGDFKVSDHFFEALQ, from the coding sequence ATGCAATCAAAGAAGTGGCTTATTACCATTCCCCTATCTATGGCCTTATTGTCTGGCTGTTCCGTACTCGAAAAATTGGTTTACCGCATTGATATCAATCAAGGTAATTATGTTGAGCAAACCGCGGTCGATAAACTTCGCTTTGGCATGACGATGAAGCAAGTCCAATACGTGTTAGGCTCGCCAATGTTGGTGGAAAATGGCTATCCGAATACTTGGTATTACATTTATCACCATACAGAAAATCACGAAGAGTCTGTGCAAAAGAACCTGATAGTAAACTTTAATGATGAGGGGTTACTCAAAACGGTCTCTGGGGACTTTAAAGTCAGTGACCACTTCTTTGAAGCTTTGCAATAA
- a CDS encoding RnfH family protein has product MSDTMIHVEVVYALPHEQRVIKLVVNQEATVRSIIEQSGILEAFPEIDLDKNKVGVFSRNIKLDANVRDQDRIEIYRPLLADPKEIRRKRAEQAKNENKK; this is encoded by the coding sequence ATGTCAGATACCATGATCCATGTCGAAGTTGTCTATGCGTTGCCTCACGAACAAAGAGTGATCAAATTGGTGGTCAACCAAGAGGCGACAGTACGTTCTATTATCGAACAGTCTGGGATATTAGAGGCGTTCCCAGAGATTGATCTCGATAAAAACAAAGTGGGTGTGTTTAGCCGCAACATCAAACTCGATGCCAACGTTCGCGACCAAGATAGAATTGAGATCTACCGGCCGCTTCTTGCTGATCCAAAAGAAATTCGCCGCAAGCGTGCCGAGCAAGCTAAAAATGAGAATAAAAAATAG